The Mercurialis annua linkage group LG7, ddMerAnnu1.2, whole genome shotgun sequence genome includes the window gtttcaaaaaaataataatcgaGCAACAGTAGAGCTAGAGTGTTAATTTGTGGTCGATATTGCTCAATTAATGCAAGATACATAAAAACTGTAATATGGATTATTTTATTCTGAAAATGGTGTAGTTAGTAAGTTGTCTTACACTATTCGATTAGAACCGTAAAACGTCTTAAAAAAACGACATACTCCATGACTAGATCTACCCATAAATCTCATTCAGTAAATTCATTGCTTTTTATATTCTGAAGCAACAAATTGTAATAGAAAAACATACctctataaattataataattattaattactaaGATTTTGAGATAATAATCACCAACTTAATATACCTTTTCCCTGTCATAATTATTTCACTAtgaccgtttggatttttagtTTTTCAATTCTCAATGAATAGTAGTAGCAAAGaattgttattgttttttttttttgaggaaagaATTGTTATTGTTCAAGTAAAAGAACATTTTTAGTTCATACAATTAGTGGTTTAAATGGATTattcttttcaaaattgaaattttaataaaaaaataaatttaaaatagatttaaagatattaaaattctttaaatttaacagaaaaataaattcattatcAGTTAAAAtagattgttttaaaaaaatctaaacactTTTTATCctctaattatataaatatatataaatttaacgaaaaaaaatattttattagtaaatAACTATCTTTATCCGCATCATCCGGGTTAACTCGTGAATATGATACTATTTGGGAGTGTCTAAAATTATAGACTTTGAAAGCTTCAGAATTAgttattcaaaaattattaaggttatttttgaattaattagttAGGGCCACTTGATAATAGAGCTGGACTAGACTTATTAAACAGTGTATTGTCTGCGtcgaaatttattatttttaatgatttttttctaTATTGTTTCTTATCcgggaaaaaaaaatcatgaccaTTAGGGCTTCTACCTCCACTAGATTTCTCGTACATAATAATTTTTGtcatttataaataatcaaaattgtGGAAAAGAGACTAAGAAAAGTTTACACAAAAACACCTGCAAATGAAAATGTGGAAAATAAGTTAAACTCGTCAATATAAGCAGCAAATGCATTTACGTGTTATTTTCAAGGCCATATTTGTCACCGACAGTTAGGACAGAgcaaaaattgaattgaattaaattattaatttaatttaactaaaataaattcctttcaaaataaataattaaaattttatatttggtttttattattggttaaccaaattaattgaaaaattaaaatttgaaaataatatcattttattgatatcgaaaaatattttttataaaaattattttattttaaataaatagataatttagtaatgtaaatatttttaagaatatatatatgaatatatatatatatatatatattaatttttttattatatataatttttatctaaatatatattaattgaatcaaattgaaaataccTCGAATCAATAgtgaaatcaaaacaaaattttatataaatatttaatgtggtttgatttttgttttgtttattacagatttaaattttactactcattaaaataaactaatatagAAGCATACTCATACCTAACGACAATAAATACATGTTGTACCGTTAATAATGGACCATCACACGAGAAAATACTTGATTGACTTAAAAATTAGCGAAGAAACACTGCAACTAATCAAGGGGATGTGCTCTTcattctctctaaaaaaacttTCTTTTTTCATTAAGGATAAAATTACGCTAATAGACTTTATTAAGGAtaaaatttataactaaaaaaagaaagataaaaaaaaaattaatttaaataatataaattaattagttgGTATAAGCTTACTAAAAGTCTAGATCTAATATGAGAAACAAAAgcaataaaagtaaaataatagtGTTAAATCAAGTGCTTtacgtttaaaaaaatattttagtatttgGCTTAATGTGAAACACTATTCTGCATAAATACATAGCAACAAAAAtctccaattttttaaaactattttataatcAATCCATATAGAAATTTTAGTGTGTTAGTGTTTTAGTGGCGTATAATTAATGTtacaaacaataaaatataagagtttaattcaaataaaataataaaaattacatatatatatattgagcATGAAGAGTTTAACTTTaacttatattaaaaaaatatcaaattactAGGAGCTTAAAATCAAAGTAATCTCtacgaaaacaaaaaataaaaactataactTTGTTTGAAATAAATAAGGAGTTATATAAATATCgcccacgtgcgtagcacgtggcgaaacgctaaCGGGTCCTATAAATATCGTTCAAGTgccataattataatttaaataaaaaataataacatttattaaaagttaaaatattatatttaatatatataacgggtcacgTAAATGCCGCTTACGTgtgtagcacgtggcgaaacgctagtactatatataaaagcacggatgtgAGGACAgataaatttactgaataatccttttcagtttagtactaaataaatattttatagtcattatttaattagttattttattaatcattattataattaaagtcctaattaaaataggtagctaaattatctccaatttattttttagtatgtaaaaaataactaaattgtctccaaattagtaggaatacctatcttttagtttgattgaactacaaaataaaaatactgtatttggtcaatatattattatttaaatttctatcttattattttcaaagaatttattaataaaatttagttaattattttattatggttattataaaactaaagaaagaataaatttaatatggaaaaatttaataaccaaatatattatatttacttttataaaaaaaattaactaatttaatattaattataaataaaaaattgatataattataataaatttattaatatatttattgacgaattacgttacgagccacatgCATATCATGTAATgcgaaattaatttattaaaaactacatATATGTGGGTACTATGATACTCTTGGAGTATTTGAACGCTGGCTATATATTCAGTGGTGGACCGCTATTCAGACCATGACATGGTCTCCTCATAAaacatatgaaaaaataaataggtTGAGTCAACTCGTGAGGTATTTGGGGTCTGGCTATTTAAAATACTGTTgctattttattaaattctgtttgataatatttttttgttaaataaatgGAATTCTAGtgcgtttaaaaaattattttgttgctCTTTTTTACATGtttgaacaaaaaattaaatttaattacgttAATAGTTAGTTATTACTagttagtaattaaatttttattttttaaatcggCTTTGAACTACTGTCCTTACTGAGATTCGAAGCCAAGATTTTAGTTGAATTAACATTTTCAAcattcattttattaaaataatgtttgataacAAATATAAAGCTCAATTTAACATATTCAATTcagttaaaaattatttaaatattaagtcTAAGATATCAACTTAAAATTTCCACAAAAActttaaacgtttatatttttcaataaaatatattataattataattattttaaaagtattttaaactcatttttaacCTCTACATCCTTTATAAATgtcttaaggtctgaaaaactatccacctttcaatttttttcaattgcaccctcaccttataATTTCTTCAATAACACCCATTttcgtatttttggctttcaatagcaccccgaccttgtaaaacagtcaattttaccctattttgtatttttgactttcaatagcaccataaatcatcaaattaaactcatttatcgaggacgtatttgaattttttttaagttaaaggacttgtttaaaagtgtccaagtagaaaaaagtatgatttcacctgtaaatttagttttttgaaaattttcttccttataataatcaaatcatctatttttttttaatttagagtgctattgaaagccagaaatacaaaatagggtgctattgaaaaaattataaagtgagggtgctattgaaatttttttgaaaggtTGGTAGTTTTTTAGACCTTAAGCctttataaatacatatttttatgaaaccTTTATTAATTAGAGCAAGTTATGGGGAAGGGATATTTTATGGAGGTTGAGAAAGACAAAACTGAAGATTCAATTGAACAAGAGAGAGTTCTACACATGAATGCTGGAGATGGAATTAATAGCTATGCCAAGAACTCCTTGTTTCAGGTACATTTTTATATCATAAATCAAATTTCTTGTCATAAATTTCACATtcataatcatttttttttaatttctaacaGAAAAAGGTGATGCTAAAAGCAAAGCCAGTTCTACAACAAAGCATTAGCGAGTTATTATCCAGCAAGAATGTTCCTGATTGCATAAAAATTGCAGACATGGGTTGCTCTTCAGGTCCGAACACTTTCGTTCCGATCTGGGAGATCGTAGACGCAATTGACGAGACATGTAACCGACTAAAAACAAAACCTCCGGTTTTGCAAGTATTCTTGAACGATCTTCCGGCAAATGATTTCAACTTAATTTTTAGGTCTTTGCCAAGCTTTTATAAGAAACTCGAGGAAGAGAAAGGTGGCGAGTTCGGGCCTTGCTTCGTAGCTGCGATGCCCGGAAATTTCTATGGAAGATTATTCCCACCAAAGTCCCTTCATTTTGTTCACTCTTCTTACAGTATCCATTGGCTATCTCAGGTTATATATACACATACTCTCTTTGATTTCATTATTTCTGGTCAGTAGTggaaaacaaaaacacaaacgACATGGCGCAACAGTTGCATCGAATAATTTTCTTATGAGATGGTACTAAAAATGATTCAAAATACTAAAATAGACATGAAACGtgaaaaaagttataaataaaaaaattaattgcttAAAGCTActcaattttttattcttttatttattgcCGAGCCTTCATTAGAGCtaggtttttttatatatatatatataaatgctttaataattcattttcatatttttgttttgatttttttaaaaatcaaaattgtattttattatcTTAACATTTGTTTTCTCTGACTTTAGAGTCGTAACTCTTAGTGTGCATGTATGAACTCTTTAATAATAAAGCTTTGCCAATTCTCGtgactttttaatatatttttatttatatgagaAAGAAAACACAATCAATTACTCAGGTACCTGAAGGGATTGTGACCGAATCCGGGATTTCGTTGAACAAAGGCAATATTTGGATATCGGAAACAAGCCCTCCGGCTATACATAAAGCATATTCCGATCAATT containing:
- the LOC126655172 gene encoding 7-methylxanthosine synthase 1-like → MGKGYFMEVEKDKTEDSIEQERVLHMNAGDGINSYAKNSLFQKKVMLKAKPVLQQSISELLSSKNVPDCIKIADMGCSSGPNTFVPIWEIVDAIDETCNRLKTKPPVLQVFLNDLPANDFNLIFRSLPSFYKKLEEEKGGEFGPCFVAAMPGNFYGRLFPPKSLHFVHSSYSIHWLSQVPEGIVTESGISLNKGNIWISETSPPAIHKAYSDQFERDFTLFLRSRSEEIISGGHMVITCMAQTNNPSCKFGSCELLRLIGDCIKAMVDEGIIKESILDSCNIPNYPPSRKEMVNLIEKEDSFMIAKLEEFELSWDTNIEDGHKDLEFNQRQRGEYVATYMRAVTESILANYFENAIIEDLFHRFSIKVANYMDKGIGLHNNLVIFMINK